One genomic segment of Thalassospiraceae bacterium LMO-SO8 includes these proteins:
- the metH gene encoding methionine synthase — MTERTRNKQADSMNDMSDRFPRHLAGDRSDELRDILNERILVLDGAWGTMIQRHKLEEEDFRGDRFKDHGHDLKGNNDLLILSRPDVVTEIHDQFLAAGADVTETNTFNATRIAQADYGTEALVYELNYEGARLARAAADAWTAKTPSKPRFVAGALGPTNRTASISPDVNDPGYRNVTFDALVDTYTEAVRGLTDGGADILLLETIFDTLNAKAAIYAILKFFDDAGRRWPLMISGTITDASGRTLSGQTAEAFYTSIAHADPISIGFNCALGVEELRPHVQAVATAASTYVSVYPNAGLPNEFGEYDDTPEHMAEHLADFARSGLINVVGGCCGTTPDHIAAIAEAVQGITPRKPQAPDNQLRLSGLEPLVFDKVTGFVNVGERTNVAGSPKFAGLIRDGNYADALEVARQQVLNGAQIIDVNMDDAMLEGEQAMTKYLNLIAAEPDIARVPIMVDSSKWTILQAGLRCMQGKGVVNSISLKEGPEPFIEQAREIMRFGAAVVVMAFDETGQAENYDRMVEICTRSYKILTEEVGFPASDIIFDANIFPIATGIEAHDNFSKDYIAAVKTIKETLPYAHTSGGLSNMSFSFRGNNAVREAMHSVFLYHAIKAGLDMAIVNAGQLTVYADIPKDLRDLVEDVVLNRRKEAQDELVEIADQVKGQAKTKKEDLSWREKPVAERMTHALVNGIADYIDEDTEEARQLFDKPLEVIEGPLMDGMNVVGDLFGSGQMFLPQVVKSARVMKKAVAYLTPYLEKEKAAAGDTRAKGKIVMATVKGDVHDIGKNIVGVVLQCNSYDVVDLGVMVPYQKILDTAKEENADIIGLSGLITPSLEEMTTVAREMKRQGLTLPLLIGGATTSKVHTAVKVAPNYDGPVIHVLDASRAVGVASNLLSDSLKDGYVTKISDEYEVLRDKHANRKKADNQAAIKDARANGFKADWAAHDPAKPTFTGLKVFEDYDLAELVTRIDWTPFFRTWELVGTYPSILEDDKVGEAARNLKKDADAMLQQIVGEKWLSARAVIGFFPANSVGDDVEVYDDGGKTVTTLNFLRQQMKKDAKRPNFCLADFVAPKDSGKADYVGGFAVTAGIGIEKKLAEFKANHDDYSDILLKALADRLAEAFAERMHERVRKEFWAYAPGEDLSNDDLIHEKYQGIRPAPGYPACPDHTEKRKLFDLLQAEKNTGIELTESFAMTPTAAVSGFYFAHPDSQYFGIGRISKDQVEDYAKRKGMDLETMERWLAPNLVYDR; from the coding sequence GTGACCGAACGAACAAGAAACAAGCAGGCTGATTCCATGAACGACATGTCCGACCGCTTCCCCAGGCATCTGGCCGGGGACCGCAGCGACGAGCTGCGCGATATCCTGAACGAACGCATCCTGGTGCTGGACGGCGCCTGGGGCACCATGATCCAGCGCCACAAGCTGGAGGAAGAAGACTTCCGCGGCGACCGCTTCAAGGACCACGGCCATGATCTGAAGGGCAACAACGACCTGCTGATCCTGTCGCGCCCCGACGTGGTGACGGAGATCCACGACCAGTTCCTCGCCGCCGGCGCCGACGTGACGGAAACCAACACCTTCAACGCGACCCGCATCGCCCAGGCCGATTACGGCACCGAGGCCCTGGTGTATGAGCTGAATTACGAAGGGGCGCGCCTGGCCCGCGCCGCCGCCGACGCCTGGACCGCCAAGACACCGTCGAAGCCCCGCTTCGTCGCCGGCGCGCTCGGGCCGACCAACCGCACGGCCTCGATCTCGCCCGACGTCAACGACCCGGGTTACCGCAACGTGACCTTCGACGCCCTGGTCGACACCTATACGGAGGCCGTGCGCGGCCTGACCGACGGCGGCGCCGACATCCTGCTGCTGGAAACCATTTTCGACACCCTGAACGCCAAGGCCGCGATCTACGCCATCCTGAAATTCTTCGACGACGCCGGGCGGCGCTGGCCGCTGATGATCTCGGGCACCATCACCGATGCCTCCGGCCGCACCCTGTCGGGCCAGACGGCCGAGGCGTTCTATACCTCCATCGCCCACGCCGACCCCATTTCCATCGGCTTCAACTGCGCGCTGGGCGTCGAGGAACTGCGCCCCCATGTGCAGGCCGTCGCGACCGCCGCCTCGACCTACGTCAGCGTCTATCCCAATGCGGGCCTGCCCAACGAATTCGGCGAATACGACGACACGCCCGAACACATGGCAGAACACCTGGCCGACTTCGCGCGCTCCGGCCTGATCAACGTGGTCGGCGGCTGCTGCGGCACCACGCCGGACCATATCGCTGCCATCGCCGAGGCCGTCCAGGGCATCACGCCCCGCAAGCCGCAGGCGCCCGACAACCAGCTGCGCCTGTCGGGCCTGGAACCCTTGGTGTTCGACAAGGTCACCGGCTTCGTCAACGTGGGCGAGCGCACCAACGTCGCCGGCTCGCCCAAGTTCGCCGGCCTGATCCGCGACGGCAACTATGCCGACGCGCTCGAGGTCGCCCGCCAGCAGGTCCTGAACGGGGCCCAAATCATCGACGTCAACATGGACGACGCCATGCTGGAAGGTGAGCAGGCGATGACCAAGTACCTCAACCTGATCGCGGCCGAGCCGGACATCGCGCGCGTGCCGATCATGGTCGATTCCTCCAAGTGGACGATTTTGCAGGCGGGTCTGCGCTGCATGCAGGGCAAGGGGGTGGTGAACTCCATCAGCCTGAAGGAAGGGCCCGAGCCGTTCATCGAACAGGCCAGGGAAATCATGCGCTTCGGCGCCGCCGTGGTGGTCATGGCCTTCGACGAGACGGGCCAGGCCGAGAATTACGACCGCATGGTCGAGATCTGCACCCGCAGCTACAAGATCCTCACGGAAGAGGTCGGCTTCCCGGCGTCGGACATCATCTTCGACGCCAATATCTTCCCCATCGCCACGGGGATCGAGGCCCACGACAACTTCTCCAAGGACTACATCGCCGCGGTGAAGACCATCAAGGAAACCCTGCCCTACGCGCATACGTCCGGCGGGCTGTCCAACATGTCGTTCTCGTTCCGCGGCAACAACGCCGTGCGCGAGGCCATGCATTCCGTGTTCCTGTATCACGCGATCAAGGCCGGCCTGGACATGGCCATCGTCAACGCGGGCCAGCTGACGGTCTATGCGGACATCCCCAAGGACCTGCGCGACCTGGTCGAGGACGTGGTGCTGAACCGGCGCAAGGAAGCGCAGGACGAGCTGGTCGAGATCGCCGATCAGGTGAAGGGCCAGGCCAAGACCAAGAAGGAAGACCTGTCGTGGCGCGAGAAGCCGGTGGCCGAGCGCATGACCCATGCGCTGGTCAACGGCATCGCCGACTATATCGACGAGGACACCGAGGAAGCCCGCCAGCTGTTCGACAAGCCGCTCGAGGTCATCGAGGGTCCCCTGATGGACGGCATGAACGTGGTCGGCGACCTGTTCGGATCGGGCCAGATGTTCCTGCCCCAGGTGGTGAAGTCGGCGCGCGTCATGAAAAAGGCCGTGGCCTATCTGACGCCCTATCTTGAAAAGGAAAAGGCCGCCGCCGGCGACACCCGGGCCAAGGGCAAGATCGTCATGGCCACGGTCAAGGGCGACGTCCACGACATCGGCAAGAACATCGTCGGCGTGGTGCTTCAGTGCAACAGCTACGACGTCGTCGATCTGGGCGTCATGGTGCCCTACCAGAAGATTCTGGACACGGCCAAGGAAGAGAACGCGGACATCATCGGCCTTTCCGGCCTGATCACGCCGTCGCTTGAGGAAATGACCACCGTCGCCCGCGAGATGAAGCGCCAGGGGCTGACCCTGCCGCTGCTGATCGGCGGCGCCACGACGTCCAAGGTCCATACCGCCGTGAAGGTCGCGCCCAACTACGACGGGCCGGTCATTCATGTGCTGGACGCGTCGCGCGCCGTGGGCGTTGCCTCGAACCTGCTGTCGGACAGCCTGAAGGACGGCTACGTCACCAAGATATCGGATGAATACGAGGTTCTGCGCGACAAGCACGCCAACCGCAAGAAGGCCGACAATCAGGCCGCGATCAAGGACGCCCGCGCCAACGGCTTCAAGGCCGATTGGGCGGCCCATGACCCGGCGAAACCGACCTTCACCGGCCTCAAGGTGTTCGAGGACTACGACCTCGCCGAACTGGTCACGCGCATCGACTGGACGCCGTTCTTCCGCACCTGGGAGCTGGTCGGAACCTATCCGTCGATCCTGGAAGACGACAAGGTCGGCGAGGCGGCGCGCAACCTGAAGAAGGACGCCGACGCCATGTTGCAGCAGATCGTCGGCGAAAAATGGCTGTCCGCCCGCGCGGTGATCGGCTTCTTCCCGGCGAATTCCGTCGGCGACGATGTGGAGGTCTATGACGACGGCGGAAAGACCGTGACGACCCTCAACTTCCTGCGCCAGCAGATGAAGAAGGACGCCAAGCGGCCGAATTTCTGCCTCGCCGATTTCGTGGCGCCCAAGGACAGCGGCAAGGCCGACTACGTGGGCGGCTTCGCCGTCACCGCCGGCATCGGCATCGAAAAGAAACTGGCCGAATTCAAGGCCAACCACGACGACTATTCAGACATCCTGCTGAAGGCCCTTGCCGACCGCCTGGCCGAAGCCTTTGCCGAGCGCATGCACGAGCGCGTGCGCAAGGAATTCTGGGCCTATGCGCCGGGCGAGGATTTGTCCAACGACGACCTGATCCATGAGAAATACCAGGGCATCCGCCCGGCCCCGGGCTATCCCGCCTGCCCCGACCATACGGAAAAGCGCAAGCTGTTCGACCTGTTGCAGGCGGAAAAGAACACCGGGATCGAGCTGACGGAAAGTTTCGCCATGACGCCGACGGCCGCCGTCTCGGGCTTCTACTTCGCCCATCCGGACAGCCAGTATTTCGGCATCGGGCGGATTTCCAAGGACCAGGTCGAGGACTACGCCAAGCGCAAGGGCATGGACCTGGAAACCATGGAACGCTGGCTGGCGCCGAACCTGGTCTACGACCGCTAA